One region of Papaver somniferum cultivar HN1 unplaced genomic scaffold, ASM357369v1 unplaced-scaffold_131, whole genome shotgun sequence genomic DNA includes:
- the LOC113332273 gene encoding putative bifunctional UDP-N-acetylglucosamine transferase and deubiquitinase ALG13, translating to MAITRIFSGSFLVLFLLAITRISVVEMTAVIQRSTVVESMSLEGKEACNPNDLYTDVLWAPTSDCTVYCTNWCRDACVSKFGSTMVNNKCTVANNSVHCDCCCKNNLPPPPPPSPPPPSPSPPPPSPPPPPPPSPPPPSPSPPPPSPPPPSPSPPPPSPPPPSPPPPSPSPPPPCPSPEPCSSCGCCNTDINIQISVKQGGNVKL from the exons ATGGCTATTACGAGGATATTTTCTGGttcttttcttgttcttttcctcCTGGCAATCACCCGTATCTCTG TTGTGGAAATGACAGCGGTAATCCAGAGGAGTACTGTTGTCGAAAGCATGTCGCTGGAAGGAAAAGAAGCATGTAACCCTAACGACTTGTACACAGACGTTCTCTGGGCTCCAACATCTGATTGCACCGTTTATTGTACAAACTGGTGTAGAGATGCATGTGTTTCCAAGTTCGGTAGCACAATGGTCAATAATAAATGCACGGTAGCTAACAACAGTGTGCATTGCGACTGTTGCTGCAAAAACAATTTGCCACCACCACCCcctccatcaccacctccaccatcACCGTCGCCACCCcctccatcaccacctccaccaccccCTCCATCGCCACCTCCACCATCACCGTCGCCACCCcctccatcaccacctccaccatcACCGTCACCGCCCCCTCCGTCGCCACCCCCTCCTTCACCACctccaccatcaccatcaccaccacctccatgtCCATCCCCAGAACCATGCTCTAGCTGCGGATGTTGCAACACGGACATCAATATTCAGATCTCTGTAAAACAAGGCGGCAATGTCAAACTATGA